Below is a genomic region from Micropterus dolomieu isolate WLL.071019.BEF.003 ecotype Adirondacks linkage group LG16, ASM2129224v1, whole genome shotgun sequence.
tttaaagaagtgtaCATGTGTTTTTTAGTTCTAACACGTAGCACACGCTGGCGTCAACTATGCTTCCTTTACGTGTGGTTGGCTTTGAATGAATTCCAATAAATTAATAAGACAAAGTTTAATGGCGCAGATTCTGACTCTATACTTTTCTGACATTTAGGAAGTGGGTCGAACCCTTTCCAGCATCTGGAGAAGAGTGCAGTGTTGCAGGAGGTAAAGTCCGGCCTTGATACTACTTAAAACATGTTATGTACTTATATGTAGTGTACATATGAGCCAAACAAACCGATCTGAAATAATATAAGGTGTCCCTTCTTGTTGACAGGCACGTATCTTCAATGAGACTCCTATCAACCCGAGAAGATGCCTCCACATTCTCACCAAGATTATCTACCTCCTCAATCaggtaaaatgttcaaatcTCACAAAAGACGTAAAGTAGCTCTTTTTAGGTATTTGTGTTGAATTGGTGTCTGTCCACCCATCTTAACTGGCTCACCCCCATGTGTTTCTTCATTTAGGGAGAGCATTTTGGGACCACAGAGGCCACAGAGGCTTTCTTTGCGATGACCAGGCTCTTTCAGTCCAATGATGTAAGATATTGTCCgttcaagttcattttatttatatagcacattttatagcagccactgactgaccaaagtgctttacagaactacagaattaaaagacaataataccatgCATAACAGCACAGCATAGAAAAGAACAGCTTTAAACAGGAGTAGCCAAAGCAGTATCAGACtcatcaacaataaaaataaaaacagaaatgccaGTATCAGACTTAGATAGAAAAAACAGCATCATACTccaaggagagagaaaaaaaaaaatatatatatatatatatataaacaaccTTATTTATAGGCCAAGGAAAACAAGTGCGTTTTTAAAAGAGGTCACAGAAGGGGCTATCCTAACTTCTGTGGGCAAATTGTTCCACAGGCGAGGCCCAACCACAGAAAATGCTCGATCCCCTCTGCGTTTAAGTCTGCAGTGAGGGACTAATAACAGATTCTTTTCACCTGATCTCAGACTTCTCGATTGAAGCAGTTCAGATAGGTAGCACGGTGCTTGGTTGAATAGAGATTTGTACAcaaataacaatttaaaaaaattaatggGCAACCAATGAAGAGACCTCAGAATTTGGGTGATATGGTCACTTTTCCGACTATTTGAGAGGAATCTTGCGGCGGCATTTTGCACCAATTGCAGACGAGCAGTTTGAGTTTTCGCAGTAAAGTGAATTGCAGTAATCTACACGTGTGgtaataaaagcatgaacagcCATCTCAAGAGTTTTAGGATTAAGAAAAGGTTTGACATTTGACAACAGACGCAGTTGATAAAAACTAGAGCTTATTACGGAGGAGATTTGTTTATCAAAATTTAAAGACTCATCCAGTAGAACCCAGGTTTCGTACACTTGAAGATCTAAAAGCGTCTTCATTCAGTCACTCATTCCTTACTTAATGAGGAAGAGGAATTTAAATTCATCATCAGACATCAGTCTTTAGTGTTCAAGTATAAATATAGTAAGCTTATACtgattctttctctctcagcaAACCCTGCGAAGGATGTGCTACCTAACCATCAAAGAGATGGCCAACATCTCTGAAGATGTGATCATTGTCACTAGCAGGTTTGTTCCATGATGTTAAATGGCTTTGAGTATCACCTGTATGCAAGTAGTATTTTCTTGGCCAACAGTTTGTCCAgagtttgttgttttaatgcagatGTAATCATGCATTAACACCAGGGCACAACGTGACAGATCTGGATGTATAAAAACTAGATTTTTCTCTTGTTATGAAAGCTGCTAAATAGATTTGGTCTGTTTGACTATTTAAATTAATACAGGAGCACAACTCTTTGTTAAGGTGTTTTTGTAACTGTGGTAATGTgctcttttctgttttcatttgagGTAACAGTGTTTTAATTATTCCTTGTGTGGTATTTTACAGCCTGACCAAAGACATGACAGGGAAGGAAGATGTATACAGAGGACCTGCTATCAGAGCCCTCTGCAGGATTACAGATGtaagttcagttttatttattttttatttccttgtCCTGTCTTCCCCATCTCTTTCTTGACCTTGTCATCTCatgcaagaaagaaaacatcctgcatatatattttcaaattcATATAGTTAATAAACTGAAGCATTGTTTGTTCAACATTCCCTGTCTTTTCCACAGACCACCATGCTGCAGGCCATTGAGAGATACATGAAGCAGGCTATTGTTGACAAGGTTCCCAGTGTGTCCAGTTCTGCTCTGGTCTCCTCactggtaaaaataaaaataatatatatatagtatttggTGTATTTTCTGTATGACTGAGATAAAGTTGTGTAATTGTTTATCATATCATTGCTGGAGGGTAATGAAGtcctttatgtttgtgtgtgtttcagcacaTGGTGAAGATGAGCTATGATGTGGTGAAGCGTTGGGTGAATGAAGCCCAGGAGGCTGCTTCCAGTGACAACATCATGGTCCAGGTGACTTGTGAATTCCTGTTATTTTGAActatcttttttgtttgtgtataaaGGGGTGGCTCGACTGGATTTTTATGTAGGTATATAAAAAGTACTCATAAAAttaatgtctgtctgtttatgtcCAATCTTCCAGTACCATGCCCTGGGTCTGTTGTATCACCTCAGGAAGAATGACCGTCTTGCTGTCACCAAGATGCTCAACAAGTTCACCAAGTCTGGTCTTAAGTCTCCCTTCGCCTACTGCATGCTCATCAGGATTGCCAGCAAACTGCTGGATGAGACAGACGGAGGGTGAGTAGACCTCCAGTAATCTGATGCTCTAGTAGAGACAGACAAGGACATCAGGGAACATAGTACACCTGATTCCCCAATGATAAAATCATCTGTTGTCATCTATGGTATCTCTGTGTGGGACTACATGCATGGCGCAAACGTCAGGGTTGATGTCTTTTTGTCAGGTAGTTTACAACATTATATTCTGTCTTTATGATCCCAGTCACGACAGCCCCTTGTTTGACTTCATTGAGAGCTGCCTGAGGAACAAGAATGAGATGGTGGTGTATGAGGCTGCTTCTGCCATCGTCCATATGCCCAACTGTACAGCCAGGGAGCTGGCCCCTGCTGTGTCTGGTCAGTAGTTTGCTCACACCTCATTCATGTTTCATTTCTATGTGTATTGTTTGCTGAAAGAACAGAATCAAGTGGGGTTTCAGTTTGACTGTAAAATGAGCTGTCCTCTTCATATTGCTCGAATCTCATCGTTAATGCATTTGTCTTCCTGCAGTGCTGCAGCTCTTCTGTAGCTCTCCCAAAGCAGCCTTGAGATACGCTGCTGTCAGGACACTCAACAAGGTACAGCTTCACTCTCCATCCCTCCTTCACACGCTTGCTTTATGTATAATCATGAATCACTTTATTTAGTCCAAGGTTAGTTAAATAGCTGAGCTGTTCAGAAGTTGCATATGTATTAAGGCAGTATGAAAGTGGGTGTAGGTCCTTTTTGATTTTGCAGCTAGATACATAAGTCATAGCTAAAAGTGCTTTGCAGTACTTTATTATTCGTCAGCCTTGACAACACACTGTTTATACTTAAATTTACAACAGATTATAATGCTGACTGAACTGCAACTTTCCTTTGTGTCCACCAGGTGGCCATGAAGCACCCGTCAGCTGTGACCGCGTGCAACTTGGACCTGGAGAACCTAATCACCGACTCAAACCGCAGCATTGCCACGCTGGCCATTACCACTCTGCTTAAGACCGGCAGTGAGAGCAGTGTCGACCGACTTATGAAACAGATCTCCTCGTTTGTCTCCGAGATCTCGGACGAGTTCAAGGTCAGACGCTTTTGATTTAGTTTAATCCTGTGTCAGATAACGCAGTACAACTAACTCCATTCACGTAGGGTGTTCGTGTGTTACAATGAGTGGGGAGCCCCTACTTTAGCCAATATATTTGAAGTTGCTTAAATACCCTCAATAAGGGCTCCATAGAGAAtaggaaaaaatatatagttttttacacagataaataaaacacataagaTACCTAAAAAAATGTATCTTACTTTATATCAGAAAAGCCATCAAACACACTTTTTGAAATAAAGGCCAGGCTGAAATTTAAGTTGCAAACGCATAACAATCAGGAGTGTCATTGTCCTGTGGCTGAATGGTGTGTTGGCGCTGTAACACAGTGCTTGTTGAAAGTGTGAGAATGTGCCATAACGAGGTGTTATCACCCAGGATTTCAGCTTCTGCGGCCACAAAAGATTCATTTCCAACATGAGATTCAcgatctctttttttttttttttttttttttttataaatcctGTTATGTtccaggtggtggtggtgcaggCCATCAGCGCTCTGTGCCAGAAGTATCCCAGGAAGCACAGTGTCATGATGAACTTCTTGTCCAACATGCTCAGAGATGATGTAAGTTGATTATGAACAGACCACTGACTATCCTTCACGCGATGGCCTTTGCCTTACAGGGGGAGCCTCCTTATCAGGGATGTCCTTACCTATACAGAAAACTTGCTATAAAGATACATGTTGTTATCACAGTTGgcaaaagataaaataagagAACATAAATAAAGAGTAAAATTTGTAACGTGCATAAGTAACATCATATTACTATCCAACCGATGATTATTAGGGCTCAGTCTGTTTGTCCATATATTGAGTTATGGGGCCACATACATGCATCTTGTGTGTATGCAacacagtgtttgtgttctAAATTGAGCACAAGACCCACAGTGACGGTCTCTCGTTTCCCTGAAGGGCGGTTTTGAGTACAAGCGGGCCATCGTGGACTGCATCATTAGCATCATCGAGGAGAACCCAGAGAGCAAGGAGACTGGCTTGGCCCACCTCTGCGAGTTCATTGAGGACTGTGAGCACACTGTGCTAGCCACGAAGATCCTGCACCTGCTGGGCAAAGAGGGCCCGCGCACCCCGCAGCCCTCCAAGTACATCCGCTTCATCTTCAACCGAGTGGTGCTGGAGAGCGAGGCTGTCCGTGCAGGTGAGACAGAGTGGGATACTACGCTC
It encodes:
- the copg2 gene encoding coatomer subunit gamma-2, producing MIKKFDKKDEESGSGSNPFQHLEKSAVLQEARIFNETPINPRRCLHILTKIIYLLNQGEHFGTTEATEAFFAMTRLFQSNDQTLRRMCYLTIKEMANISEDVIIVTSSLTKDMTGKEDVYRGPAIRALCRITDTTMLQAIERYMKQAIVDKVPSVSSSALVSSLHMVKMSYDVVKRWVNEAQEAASSDNIMVQYHALGLLYHLRKNDRLAVTKMLNKFTKSGLKSPFAYCMLIRIASKLLDETDGGHDSPLFDFIESCLRNKNEMVVYEAASAIVHMPNCTARELAPAVSVLQLFCSSPKAALRYAAVRTLNKVAMKHPSAVTACNLDLENLITDSNRSIATLAITTLLKTGSESSVDRLMKQISSFVSEISDEFKVVVVQAISALCQKYPRKHSVMMNFLSNMLRDDGGFEYKRAIVDCIISIIEENPESKETGLAHLCEFIEDCEHTVLATKILHLLGKEGPRTPQPSKYIRFIFNRVVLESEAVRAAAVSALAKFGAQNDDLLPSVLVLMQRCMMDSDDEVRDRATFYMNVLQQKQKALNAAYIFNGLSVSIPGLEKSLHQYTLDPSEKPFDMKSVPLATTPITEQKTEIAPVATSKLPEKLAPSRQDIYQEQLASIPEFQGLGPLFKSSEPVQLTEAETEYVVRCVKHTFARHMVFQFDCTNTLNDQLLQKVLVQMEPSEAYEVIHYVPAPNLAYSQPGSCYTLVRLPDDDPTAVSCTFSCTMKYLVRDCDPNTGEPDDDGYDDEYVLEDLEVTVADHIQKVLKPNFGAAWEEVGDEFEKEETFALASVRTLDEAVGNIISFLGMQPCERSDKVPENKNSHVLFLAGVFRGGHDALVRARLALADGVTMQVTVRSSEETVVDVILASVG